The Methanobacterium bryantii genome includes the window TTTATTTTTATAATGCCCGAATCAGCATCAACTTCAACAATATCTCCCTCTTTTAAAATATTTAAAATATCTGCATCTGGTTGGTCTACCATGGGTATTTCTGCCATTATTGCGCCTGTTGCAATAATAGGTTCAGCTTTTAATGATATTATCGCACTGGGAGCGGTTTTATTTTTTGCCATCTGGAATATAACATAAGATCCTACAGTGGATCCTTTTCCAGAGGGAATTACAAGAATTTTTCCACTTATTTTTTTACCGTACAATTCATGCTGTGAATCAATTATAACT containing:
- a CDS encoding DUF126 domain-containing protein, which translates into the protein MQKQVINCRKISKGHARGEVIVTKDSISFLGGVDPKTGVIIDSQHELYGKKISGKILVIPSGKGSTVGSYVIFQMAKNKTAPSAIISLKAEPIIATGAIMAEIPMVDQPDADILNILKEGDIVEVDADSGIIKIN